The Motilibacter peucedani sequence CGGGCCGCGGGCGGCCAGGTCGGCCTCGACGGCCGCCTCCACCCGGGCCGCGGCGGCCGAGAGCCCCAGGTGGTCGAGCAGCAGCGCCGTCGACAGGATCGCGGCGGTCGGGTCGGCGACCCCCGTCCCGGCGATGTCGGGCGCCGAGCCGTGGACGGGCTCGAACATGCTGGGCGTGGTGCGGTCGGGGTTGACGTTGCCGCTGGCAGCCAGGCCGATGCCGCCGGTTACCGCGGCCGCGAGGTCGGTGAGGATGTCGCCGAACAGGTTGTCGGTGACGATGACGTCGAAGCGCTCGGGCTTGGTCACCAGGAAGATCGTGGCCGCGTCGACGTGGAGGTAGTCGGTCGTCACGTCGGGGAACTCCGGGGCGACGGCCGCGACGGTGCGCGCCCACAGGTGCCCGGCGTGCACCAGGACGTTGTTCTTGTGCACCAGGGTGAGGTGCTTGCGCTCGCGGCGCTGAGCCCGGGCGAACGCGTCGCGGACGACCCGCTCCACGCCGTACGCGGTGTTGACGCTGACCTCGTTGGCGACCTCGTGCGGCGTGCCGACGCGGATCGCGCCGCCGTTGCCGACGTAGGGACCCTCGGTGCCCTCGCGCACGACGACGAAGTCGATCTGCGGCGAGCCCGCGAGCGGGGTGGTGGCGCCGGCGAACAGCTTGGAGGGACGCAGGTTGACGTAGTGGTCGAGCTCGAAGCGCAGACGCAGCAGCAGCCCGCGCTCGAGGACTCCGCTGGGCACCGACGGGTCGCCGACGGCGCCGAGCAGGATCGCGTCGACGCCGCGCAGCTCCTCGAGCACGCTGTCGGGCAGCGTCTCCCCCGTCGCGTGCCAGCGGCGCGCGCCCAGGTCGTAGTCGGCGTAGTCGGCGCGGGCGCCCTCGGAGGCGAGCACGGCGTCCAGCACCGTGCGCGCCTCGGCGACCACCTCCGGGCCGATGCCGTCACCCGGGATGCTGGCGATGCGGTAGGTCTGCGTCACGCCGTCGACCCTACGACCCGCGACCGGATGCTGGCGTCGCGTCCCAGCATGTGGAAGCCTCAGGCGGCTGCGGCCTCGCTGCCGGGAGCGTAGTCGCCGGCGACCTCCTGCTCGGAGAGCGCCGCGATCGCGGCCATGACCCGGTCGGTGAACTCGCGCCGGGCGGCCGCCGGGCTGAGCCCC is a genomic window containing:
- a CDS encoding 3-isopropylmalate dehydrogenase, with the protein product MTQTYRIASIPGDGIGPEVVAEARTVLDAVLASEGARADYADYDLGARRWHATGETLPDSVLEELRGVDAILLGAVGDPSVPSGVLERGLLLRLRFELDHYVNLRPSKLFAGATTPLAGSPQIDFVVVREGTEGPYVGNGGAIRVGTPHEVANEVSVNTAYGVERVVRDAFARAQRRERKHLTLVHKNNVLVHAGHLWARTVAAVAPEFPDVTTDYLHVDAATIFLVTKPERFDVIVTDNLFGDILTDLAAAVTGGIGLAASGNVNPDRTTPSMFEPVHGSAPDIAGTGVADPTAAILSTALLLDHLGLSAAAARVEAAVEADLAARGPAPRSTREVGEAVLARLQG